In Nitrospirota bacterium, one DNA window encodes the following:
- the thiE gene encoding thiamine phosphate synthase — MNKVDFSLYLVADVEQIKEDLFSSVKMAIDGGIKAVQLRGKNLSARELLKIGERLRHLTNIESVKLFINDRIDVAMAIEADGIHLGQNSMPVRLVKEISGDRFLIGVSTHGLKEAMDAEEGGADLITVGPIFETESKLRYGSPIGLTKLSDVCEKIKIPVFAIGGINMERVDSVMREGAHGVAVISAILKAESVHDATVKMLDELRCS, encoded by the coding sequence TTGAATAAGGTTGATTTCAGCCTGTATCTGGTTGCAGATGTTGAACAGATTAAGGAAGATTTGTTTTCGTCTGTAAAGATGGCGATAGATGGAGGGATAAAAGCAGTACAGTTGAGAGGCAAAAATCTCTCTGCAAGGGAGCTGCTTAAGATCGGGGAAAGGCTGAGACATTTGACAAATATAGAATCCGTAAAGCTGTTTATTAACGACAGGATAGATGTAGCGATGGCTATAGAGGCCGATGGTATTCACCTTGGACAAAATAGTATGCCGGTCAGGTTAGTTAAAGAGATCTCAGGAGACCGCTTCTTGATAGGAGTATCTACTCATGGTTTGAAAGAGGCAATGGATGCAGAGGAGGGTGGAGCTGACCTTATTACAGTTGGCCCGATTTTTGAAACAGAAAGTAAATTGAGATATGGTTCACCGATTGGATTAACAAAATTATCTGATGTTTGTGAGAAGATTAAGATCCCGGTTTTTGCAATCGGAGGCATCAATATGGAAAGGGTTGACAGCGTTATGAGGGAAGGTGCACATGGAGTAGCAGTCATTTCTGCAATTTTGAAGGCTGAATCTGTCCATGATGCAACTGTCAAAATGCTTGATGAACTGAGGTGCAGTTAA
- the arc gene encoding proteasome ATPase, whose translation MPAAAKVAEYEQEIENLCTHIRNLEDEIQRLTESRYRLDQAFKHNEKLTSALKEAKEQIQVLREEVEKLTSPPASFGVFSELNEDSTLTVYVSGRKMKVNARPGIDVKVIRKGQEVVLNEALNVIEIRGFDGQGEVVHLKDRLAEDRAVITLHGDEERVSEIAGHLREEKLSVGDVLLFDSRSGLLLEKLPKSEVEEVCLEEVPDVAYSDIGGLKKQIEIIMDAIELPLIHPELFKEYRLLPPKGVLLYGPPGCGKTLIAKAVANSIARRMESKGGKDVRSYFLHVKGPELLNKYVGESERQIREVFNKAKDKAEEGMPVVVFFDEMDALFRTRGTGISSDVESTIVPQFLSEIDGVESLRNVIVIGASNRQDLIDPAILRPGRLDIKIRIDRPDRDASVDIFKKYLTSDLPIHKSELEKDNGDSNKVVERLINITVDRMFSLDEENKFLEVTYANGEKEVLYFKDFASGAMIEGVVARSKKYAIKRLLTEGEGGIKGEDILTAIQDEFKENEDLPNTTNPDDWAKIAGRKNERIINVRTISGKTKETRRIETVQTGHYL comes from the coding sequence ATGCCTGCAGCTGCCAAAGTTGCTGAATACGAGCAGGAGATAGAAAACCTCTGTACTCATATAAGAAACCTTGAGGATGAGATTCAACGCTTAACGGAGTCAAGATACCGGCTGGACCAGGCCTTCAAGCATAATGAAAAACTTACATCTGCCCTGAAAGAGGCGAAAGAGCAGATACAGGTGCTCAGAGAAGAGGTGGAGAAGTTGACATCTCCTCCTGCAAGCTTTGGTGTCTTTTCCGAGCTGAATGAAGACAGTACTTTAACAGTATATGTTTCGGGCAGAAAGATGAAGGTTAATGCCCGTCCTGGAATTGATGTAAAGGTCATTCGCAAGGGGCAGGAGGTTGTTCTTAATGAGGCCCTGAATGTAATAGAAATACGTGGTTTCGATGGACAAGGTGAGGTAGTTCACCTGAAAGACAGGCTGGCAGAAGACAGGGCCGTTATTACACTTCATGGTGATGAGGAAAGGGTTTCAGAAATTGCCGGACATCTGCGGGAAGAAAAGTTAAGCGTAGGAGATGTCCTTCTGTTTGACAGCCGCTCCGGTCTGCTGCTGGAGAAGCTTCCAAAGTCTGAGGTCGAAGAGGTTTGTCTGGAGGAGGTACCTGATGTCGCTTATTCAGACATAGGTGGTTTAAAGAAACAGATCGAAATTATTATGGATGCAATAGAGCTCCCTCTGATACATCCTGAATTGTTTAAAGAGTACAGACTACTTCCACCAAAAGGGGTCCTCCTTTACGGGCCTCCCGGATGTGGAAAGACATTGATTGCAAAGGCTGTTGCAAACTCTATCGCAAGGAGAATGGAGTCTAAGGGAGGAAAGGATGTAAGGAGTTACTTCCTGCATGTCAAGGGGCCGGAGTTGTTGAATAAATATGTCGGTGAGAGTGAACGGCAGATCCGGGAAGTCTTCAATAAGGCGAAAGATAAGGCAGAAGAGGGCATGCCGGTGGTGGTCTTCTTTGACGAAATGGATGCCCTTTTCAGGACACGCGGAACAGGTATATCATCTGATGTTGAATCCACTATTGTCCCGCAGTTCCTGTCGGAGATAGATGGTGTTGAGAGTCTGAGAAATGTAATAGTTATTGGAGCAAGCAACAGGCAGGACCTTATTGACCCTGCGATATTGAGGCCGGGGAGGCTTGATATAAAAATCAGGATTGATCGTCCTGACAGGGATGCTTCGGTAGATATATTTAAAAAGTATCTTACCAGTGATCTTCCTATTCATAAATCTGAACTCGAAAAGGACAATGGAGATTCCAATAAGGTTGTTGAGAGGTTGATCAATATTACGGTTGACCGCATGTTCAGCCTTGATGAAGAAAATAAGTTTCTTGAAGTTACATATGCAAATGGGGAAAAAGAGGTCCTCTATTTTAAAGATTTTGCAAGCGGCGCTATGATAGAGGGTGTTGTTGCAAGAAGTAAGAAATATGCGATAAAGCGCCTGCTGACTGAAGGCGAAGGCGGCATAAAGGGGGAGGATATACTTACAGCTATACAGGATGAATTTAAAGAGAATGAGGATCTGCCGAATACGACTAATCCTGATGACTGGGCAAAGATTGCCGGCAGAAAGAATGAGCGGATTATTAATGTCAGGACTATCAGCGGAAAGACTAAAGAGACGAGACGGATTGAAACAGTGCAGACGGGACATTATTTATAA
- a CDS encoding proteasome accessory factor PafA2 yields the protein MSTKLLTGTETEFGLTSRKPESFDPVTGSLFLINHLRPFSSLRILWDYENEDPLVDARGFVVDGEKEKPSQEDNFSLNKPLENGGRLYVDGAHPEYSTPECTNPRDIVVYEKAGELLVQICLENANRVRKEDDPLYVYKNNTDGKGNSYGYHENYLMKRSTPFEKIVQGLTPFLVTRQIYAGAGKVGTDNRSNPAEYQISQRADFFETLIDLNTMAKRPIINTRDEPHADSKLFRRLHVIVGDANMSEYSTYLKVGPAALVLQMIDNNHEITGLDLANPLEAIKAISRDLTLKKTVKLANGKEFTAVEIQKAYLDEAYKYFAKMERDPIVDEILSYWSDTLEKLGKDPFELHTHLDWLIKYELLNNYAQKKGFGWDNPRLAMMDLQYHDIRPDKGLYYTLLRDGYVTPLASEGSILIAKDTPPRDTRAFFRGTCIKKFPKDVYAASWTSVLFDIGNSTIKRVPLVNPLRGSEDLVGKIVSESETAEELLRNLAG from the coding sequence ATGTCAACAAAATTACTGACAGGAACAGAAACAGAATTCGGTCTTACTTCAAGAAAACCGGAAAGTTTTGACCCGGTAACAGGCTCTCTGTTTCTTATTAATCATCTGAGGCCATTTTCATCTCTGAGGATCTTATGGGACTATGAGAATGAAGACCCGCTTGTAGATGCAAGGGGTTTTGTGGTGGATGGTGAGAAAGAGAAACCGTCGCAGGAAGATAACTTCAGTCTCAATAAGCCGCTTGAGAACGGGGGAAGGCTGTATGTTGATGGCGCTCACCCTGAATATTCAACACCGGAGTGTACCAATCCAAGAGACATCGTGGTCTATGAAAAGGCTGGTGAGTTGTTAGTCCAGATCTGTCTTGAGAACGCCAACAGGGTAAGAAAAGAAGATGACCCTCTTTATGTATACAAAAATAATACTGACGGCAAAGGGAACAGTTACGGTTATCACGAAAACTATTTAATGAAGCGGTCAACACCCTTTGAAAAGATTGTTCAGGGCCTTACTCCATTTCTTGTAACAAGGCAAATCTATGCAGGAGCCGGTAAGGTGGGAACAGATAACAGGTCTAATCCTGCGGAATATCAGATCTCCCAGAGGGCAGACTTCTTTGAGACGTTGATTGATCTCAATACTATGGCAAAACGTCCCATTATTAATACCCGTGATGAGCCGCATGCAGACTCAAAGTTGTTCCGCAGATTACATGTAATTGTTGGTGATGCCAACATGTCGGAGTATTCTACCTATCTTAAGGTTGGGCCTGCGGCACTTGTCCTGCAGATGATAGACAATAATCATGAGATTACCGGTTTAGACCTTGCAAATCCATTAGAGGCAATTAAGGCGATATCGCGGGATCTGACACTTAAGAAGACTGTTAAGCTGGCCAATGGGAAAGAATTTACTGCTGTTGAGATACAGAAGGCATATTTAGATGAAGCATACAAATATTTCGCTAAGATGGAACGGGATCCAATTGTTGACGAGATCCTTTCATATTGGTCTGACACACTGGAAAAACTGGGGAAAGACCCATTTGAACTTCATACCCATCTTGATTGGTTGATAAAATACGAGTTGTTGAATAATTATGCTCAAAAAAAGGGATTTGGCTGGGACAATCCGAGGCTTGCCATGATGGATCTTCAGTATCATGATATACGGCCGGATAAGGGACTTTATTACACACTTTTAAGAGACGGATATGTTACACCCCTGGCCTCAGAAGGCTCTATCCTTATAGCTAAGGATACACCGCCGCGGGATACACGTGCATTTTTCAGGGGAACATGTATAAAAAAGTTTCCAAAAGATGTTTATGCAGCCAGCTGGACATCGGTCCTGTTTGATATAGGCAACTCTACTATTAAGAGGGTGCCGTTGGTCAACCCGCTAAGGGGTTCTGAGGACCTTGTGGGTAAAATTGTAAGTGAGTCTGAAACAGCAGAGGAGCTATTGCGAAATCTTGCTGGATAA
- a CDS encoding ubiquitin-like protein Pup, which translates to MSSQDRERKKSKEKTEKVEEAKPEVVEKGKKIKEDIDDLLDKIDDVLEENAEEFVKNYVQKGGE; encoded by the coding sequence ATGAGTTCTCAGGACAGGGAGAGAAAAAAATCTAAAGAGAAGACAGAGAAGGTAGAAGAGGCCAAACCTGAAGTCGTAGAAAAAGGTAAGAAGATAAAAGAAGATATAGATGATCTGTTGGATAAGATAGATGACGTACTTGAGGAGAATGCCGAAGAATTTGTGAAAAACTATGTACAAAAGGGGGGAGAATGA
- the prcB gene encoding proteasome subunit beta has protein sequence MKAWSSSFYDMLLTEYPNLLPQFKTENLTRNAEERGHLTNIPHGTTVLALKYKDGVIIAGDRMATEGYQVSARRIEKVYRCDDYSAIAISGAAGVCIEIARLLQVELEHYEKIEGVELTIEGKANKLSQMIKGNLPLAMQGLVVIPIFAGYDLKKEEGRIYKYDITGGKYEEIDYHSTGSGGKDARNTLKKLYSPDMPEDKAVLTALEALYDAAEEDIGTGGPDMVRGIFPIVKVINKGGITDIEQAQIEASYRQLINSRRKAITKEK, from the coding sequence ATGAAAGCATGGTCTTCCAGTTTCTATGACATGCTACTTACAGAGTATCCGAATTTACTTCCGCAGTTTAAGACAGAGAACCTTACGCGTAATGCAGAAGAAAGAGGTCACTTGACAAATATACCTCATGGAACTACTGTCCTTGCCCTGAAATATAAAGATGGTGTAATAATTGCCGGGGACAGGATGGCCACAGAGGGGTATCAGGTCTCTGCACGCCGTATTGAAAAGGTCTACAGATGTGATGATTATTCTGCCATAGCAATTTCCGGCGCTGCCGGAGTTTGCATTGAGATTGCAAGACTCCTTCAGGTAGAGCTTGAGCACTATGAGAAGATTGAGGGTGTAGAGCTTACGATTGAGGGAAAGGCAAATAAACTGTCACAGATGATAAAGGGAAACCTGCCGCTTGCCATGCAGGGTCTGGTAGTCATCCCGATATTTGCCGGCTATGACCTCAAGAAGGAAGAAGGACGCATCTATAAGTATGATATTACCGGCGGCAAGTATGAAGAGATAGACTATCATTCAACAGGTTCAGGCGGCAAGGATGCGAGGAATACACTTAAAAAATTATATTCACCTGATATGCCTGAGGATAAGGCTGTTCTGACGGCCTTAGAGGCATTATATGATGCGGCTGAGGAAGATATTGGCACGGGCGGTCCTGACATGGTAAGGGGAATATTCCCTATCGTTAAGGTTATAAATAAAGGCGGTATTACTGATATTGAGCAGGCTCAGATAGAAGCGTCGTACAGGCAGCTGATAAACAGCAGGCGTAAGGCGATAACAAAGGAGAAATAA
- the prcA gene encoding proteasome subunit alpha, whose translation MPLPYYVSPEQMMQDKAEYAQKGIAKGRSIILLDYQDGIFFFADNPSASLNKVSEIYDRIAFAGAGKYSEFENLRKAGIRHADVKGFSYSRDDVTAKSLANAYSQTLGTIFSQEIKPLEVEILVAEVHDSPDANEIYRIMYDGSICDEKGYTVIGGRAEAVKIYLKEKFSMGLSLKDALKLSTDALETTINQKLDLENLEVAVLDRSRNGRKFRRIRMEELQVLIE comes from the coding sequence ATGCCACTTCCTTATTACGTATCACCTGAACAGATGATGCAGGACAAGGCTGAATATGCCCAGAAGGGGATAGCCAAAGGGAGGTCTATAATATTATTAGATTATCAGGACGGTATATTCTTTTTTGCAGATAACCCCAGCGCTTCATTAAATAAGGTTTCTGAGATTTATGATCGCATTGCCTTTGCAGGTGCGGGGAAATACAGTGAATTTGAGAACCTGAGAAAGGCCGGTATCCGTCATGCGGATGTAAAGGGTTTTTCATACAGCCGTGATGATGTGACGGCAAAGTCCCTTGCCAATGCATATTCCCAGACACTCGGCACTATCTTCAGTCAGGAGATCAAACCTCTTGAGGTGGAGATACTTGTAGCTGAAGTTCATGACTCACCGGATGCCAATGAGATCTACAGGATAATGTATGATGGGAGCATTTGTGATGAAAAGGGCTATACTGTAATAGGAGGAAGGGCAGAAGCAGTCAAGATCTACTTAAAGGAAAAATTCAGTATGGGTCTATCACTTAAGGATGCATTAAAACTTTCTACAGATGCACTGGAGACAACTATAAATCAAAAGCTTGATTTGGAGAACCTTGAAGTAGCCGTCCTTGACAGGAGCAGGAACGGACGCAAATTCAGGAGAATCAGGATGGAGGAGTTGCAGGTGCTAATTGAATAG
- the pafA gene encoding Pup--protein ligase: MHNRIYGLENEYGLIYSSRDKNTIPLERILGYLFEGIISNSWSSNAFLTNGARFYQDTGCHPEYATPECGNVVDLVIYDKAGERIIETSLKIAESRMLEDGIAGDIFIYKNNTDSAGNTYGCHENYLIARHVDFWRFSERLIPFFVTRQIYTGAGKVMKEAGRTYFSISQRAAHINQKISCSTTSSRSIINTRDEPHADAERYRRLHVIVGDANMSEYTTYLKVGTTALLLEMIEDGNPVRGLDLDDPVRAIKDISRDLTLKKSVRLENGRSLTAIEIQKTYFELVQNYFAHKEKDLMVQDILEKWEYVLDKLQDNPAALSREIDWVTKHELLNEYRKKKGCDWDDPRISMMDLQYHDLKRDRGLYYLLDKEGLVEKIVDEKDIEHAIDYPPQNTRAKLRGDFIRIANMKNRSYSVDWTYLKLDGYGEETVLCMDPFASHDRRIEKMLSYIFSGR, encoded by the coding sequence ATGCATAACAGAATTTACGGCCTTGAAAACGAATATGGACTGATCTATTCATCGAGAGATAAGAACACCATCCCTCTTGAGAGAATTTTGGGCTATCTGTTTGAGGGGATCATATCAAACAGCTGGTCTTCAAATGCATTTCTCACAAATGGCGCAAGATTTTATCAGGATACAGGATGTCATCCGGAATATGCCACCCCCGAATGTGGTAATGTTGTTGACCTTGTAATTTATGACAAGGCTGGTGAGAGGATAATTGAGACATCCCTCAAAATAGCCGAGAGCAGGATGCTGGAAGATGGAATTGCCGGTGATATTTTTATATATAAAAACAATACTGATTCAGCAGGCAATACCTACGGGTGTCACGAAAATTATCTTATTGCAAGACACGTAGACTTCTGGAGGTTTTCGGAACGCCTGATACCATTCTTTGTAACGCGTCAGATCTATACAGGTGCAGGAAAGGTGATGAAAGAGGCTGGCAGGACCTATTTCTCCATCTCACAAAGGGCTGCTCACATCAATCAGAAGATATCATGCTCCACGACCTCCTCAAGGAGTATTATAAATACCCGTGATGAACCTCATGCAGATGCCGAGCGCTATCGCCGGCTGCACGTAATTGTTGGCGATGCGAATATGTCTGAGTATACCACTTACCTTAAGGTTGGGACTACGGCCCTTCTGCTTGAGATGATTGAAGATGGAAATCCTGTGAGAGGGTTGGACCTTGATGACCCTGTACGTGCCATAAAGGATATTTCAAGGGATCTTACCCTGAAGAAGAGCGTAAGACTGGAGAACGGCAGGTCACTTACGGCAATTGAGATTCAGAAGACCTACTTTGAGCTGGTCCAAAATTATTTTGCACACAAGGAAAAAGATTTAATGGTGCAGGACATCCTGGAGAAATGGGAGTATGTACTGGATAAATTACAGGATAACCCGGCTGCGTTGTCAAGGGAGATAGACTGGGTTACAAAACATGAATTATTAAATGAGTACAGAAAGAAGAAGGGGTGTGATTGGGATGATCCCAGGATTTCCATGATGGACCTTCAGTATCATGATCTTAAAAGGGATAGGGGACTTTATTATCTCCTTGATAAGGAAGGTTTAGTCGAGAAGATTGTTGATGAGAAGGATATAGAACATGCCATAGATTATCCGCCTCAGAACACCCGGGCTAAGCTGAGAGGGGATTTTATAAGAATTGCAAATATGAAGAACCGCTCATACAGCGTTGACTGGACATATCTCAAACTGGACGGTTACGGTGAGGAGACAGTCCTATGCATGGACCCGTTTGCATCACATGACAGGCGCATAGAAAAGATGTTGTCTTACATTTTTTCCGGTAGATAA
- a CDS encoding ABC transporter ATP-binding protein: MNELLVARNITKSFYTNGQQLDILNGISLTICRGEMIAVMGASGVGKSTLLNILGALDRPTSGEVIFEGTDIFAQSDDELASLRNSKIGFVFQFHHLLPEFTAIENTLIPAMILRMDRKKARDIAEKSLADVGLSSRLTHRPGELSGGEQQRVAIARALMTSPDIILADEPTGNLDTHTGEEVYSLLKEINQTYGTTFVVVTHNEKLASRADRIIKMVDGQIAGR; this comes from the coding sequence ATGAATGAGTTGTTGGTTGCCAGAAACATTACGAAAAGTTTCTATACAAACGGTCAGCAGCTTGATATTCTTAACGGAATAAGCCTCACAATATGCAGGGGGGAAATGATCGCCGTAATGGGCGCTTCAGGTGTTGGTAAGAGTACCCTCCTCAATATACTTGGCGCACTTGACAGACCCACTTCAGGAGAAGTAATTTTTGAAGGAACTGACATCTTCGCACAATCTGATGATGAACTTGCATCCCTTAGGAACAGTAAGATTGGCTTTGTCTTTCAATTCCACCATCTTCTGCCTGAGTTTACAGCAATTGAAAACACCCTGATACCAGCAATGATCCTGAGGATGGATCGAAAAAAGGCCAGGGACATAGCAGAGAAGTCCCTTGCAGATGTCGGATTGAGCAGCCGTTTAACGCACAGGCCAGGTGAGCTTTCAGGTGGTGAACAGCAGCGAGTGGCAATAGCCAGGGCCCTGATGACATCCCCGGACATAATCCTCGCTGACGAGCCAACAGGAAATCTGGATACCCATACAGGGGAAGAGGTATATTCACTCCTTAAAGAAATAAATCAGACATACGGAACAACCTTTGTAGTTGTTACCCACAATGAAAAACTCGCATCGCGGGCAGACAGGATAATAAAAATGGTGGACGGGCAGATAGCCGGTAGATAA
- a CDS encoding lipoprotein-releasing ABC transporter permease subunit has product MTKLPYELFIALRYLKAKKRHKAISLNTFISIGGVSLGVAALIATLAVMTGFSEDLRNKILGTNAHIIVQGATRSGISEYKKIVDNIDKVPHVISAAPFIHNEVMLTSPFGTTGTVVRGIDPSFEGSVTDLARTIKMGDIRSLQSGLTIDGTLYPGIILGAELARHLAVSMGDTINVVSPTGDIGPMGMIPRFKRFAVVGIFDSGMYEYDSKLAYVSIPDAQKFFNTADVVSAVSVKTDDIFKAKEIARDIEAVLGPSYYARDWMEMNRNLFSALLLEKIVMFIILTLIVLVAAFNIIGTLTMIVIEKSREIAILKTMGARRRGIMSIFIIQGVVIGVTGTIIGTPLGYGISVLIQHFFSLPADVYYIAHIPVRINIQDIMLVGFSAIGISLLATLYPSWQAAKLDPVEALRYE; this is encoded by the coding sequence ATGACAAAGCTCCCTTATGAGCTCTTTATCGCCCTCCGTTATCTCAAAGCAAAGAAAAGACACAAGGCAATATCACTAAATACATTTATATCAATAGGAGGTGTAAGCCTCGGTGTTGCTGCACTGATTGCAACACTTGCAGTAATGACAGGTTTCTCAGAGGACCTGCGCAATAAGATACTTGGGACGAATGCACATATCATTGTTCAGGGCGCTACACGGTCGGGAATATCTGAATATAAAAAAATTGTGGATAATATAGACAAGGTTCCGCATGTAATTTCTGCCGCACCTTTCATTCATAATGAAGTAATGCTTACCTCGCCTTTTGGTACAACAGGAACAGTAGTGCGTGGAATAGACCCGTCTTTTGAGGGATCAGTCACTGATTTGGCCCGGACCATTAAAATGGGGGATATCAGATCACTTCAGAGCGGACTTACCATTGACGGGACATTGTATCCAGGCATAATACTTGGGGCTGAACTTGCAAGACATCTTGCAGTTTCAATGGGCGATACTATAAATGTTGTGTCACCCACCGGAGATATCGGACCGATGGGCATGATACCCAGGTTCAAGAGGTTTGCCGTAGTCGGGATATTTGATTCTGGAATGTATGAGTACGATTCTAAACTTGCATACGTATCAATACCTGACGCCCAGAAGTTTTTTAATACCGCTGACGTAGTCAGTGCCGTCTCAGTCAAGACGGATGATATTTTCAAGGCTAAAGAGATCGCACGTGATATTGAGGCTGTTCTCGGACCTTCCTATTACGCACGTGACTGGATGGAGATGAACAGGAACCTTTTTTCAGCCCTGCTGCTTGAAAAGATCGTGATGTTCATAATACTGACACTGATAGTCCTTGTTGCGGCATTCAATATAATCGGGACGCTGACAATGATAGTCATTGAGAAGTCCCGTGAGATAGCCATACTCAAGACCATGGGGGCAAGAAGGCGTGGTATAATGAGCATATTTATCATACAGGGGGTTGTAATCGGCGTCACCGGGACAATAATCGGGACACCGCTTGGTTATGGAATCTCAGTCCTGATCCAGCACTTCTTCTCGCTGCCTGCTGATGTCTATTATATTGCACATATACCGGTCAGAATAAACATACAGGATATAATGCTGGTCGGATTCTCAGCAATAGGAATAAGCCTGCTTGCAACACTTTATCCGTCATGGCAGGCGGCCAAACTGGATCCGGTGGAGGCATTAAGATATGAATAG
- the lysS gene encoding lysine--tRNA ligase produces the protein MEDTNDLVLQRIKTLKELRSIGINPYRNTFKISDSSQDISDKYGQLTSEELEEKKYNCSIAGRVVALRSFGKAAFSHIQDHAGRVQIYIKKEAVGEDTYSLFKKIDIGDFVGVEGKIFRTKTGELTIEVEKLTLLSKSLRPLPEKWHGLTDKEIRYRQRYVDLIVNPEVKNVFVMRSKIIKAIKEFLDNHGFLEVETPMMQSIPGGAAARPFKTHHNALGIDLYLRIAPELYLKRLIVGGFNRVYEINRNFRNEGISIKHNPEFTMLEFYMAYATYNDLMDFTERLFSFVADKTLGGQRITIGSEEIDLAAPWERLSLKDAVIKYTNIGAKSLEDRALALDWAKSEGVPLKGDESLAKITLEIFEKKVEYQLIKPTFITDYPTEVSPLARRKDDAPELTERFELFIGGMEVANAFSELIDPEDQRGRFLAQEKERAGGDEEAHVMDDDFIRALEHGMPPTGGEGIGIDRLVMLLTGQTSIRDVILFPQMRPEVR, from the coding sequence ATGGAAGATACAAATGACCTCGTTCTGCAGAGGATAAAAACACTCAAAGAACTCCGCTCTATCGGGATCAACCCATACCGCAATACCTTCAAGATCAGCGATTCATCTCAGGATATTTCAGATAAATACGGCCAACTTACCTCAGAGGAACTGGAGGAGAAGAAGTATAACTGCAGCATTGCAGGCAGGGTCGTTGCCCTGCGTAGTTTCGGTAAGGCTGCATTCTCCCATATACAGGACCATGCAGGAAGGGTACAGATATATATAAAGAAAGAGGCTGTAGGGGAAGATACATATTCACTGTTTAAAAAGATTGACATAGGAGATTTCGTCGGTGTAGAGGGAAAGATATTCAGGACAAAGACCGGGGAGCTTACCATAGAGGTTGAAAAGCTTACCCTTCTCTCAAAATCACTGAGGCCGCTTCCTGAGAAGTGGCACGGCCTGACTGACAAAGAGATACGATACAGACAGAGGTATGTTGACCTGATAGTAAATCCTGAGGTCAAGAACGTATTTGTCATGCGCAGTAAGATTATCAAGGCTATTAAAGAGTTTCTGGATAATCATGGATTCCTTGAGGTGGAGACACCGATGATGCAGTCTATCCCCGGAGGGGCAGCTGCTCGCCCATTTAAGACACATCATAATGCCCTTGGTATAGACCTGTATCTCAGGATTGCACCTGAACTTTATCTGAAGAGATTAATCGTAGGCGGATTTAACCGTGTTTACGAAATAAACCGCAACTTCAGAAATGAAGGGATATCAATCAAGCACAATCCTGAATTTACAATGCTTGAATTCTATATGGCTTATGCAACATACAATGACCTTATGGATTTCACAGAAAGGTTATTTTCATTTGTTGCAGACAAGACCCTGGGTGGACAAAGGATAACCATTGGGTCAGAAGAAATTGACCTTGCAGCTCCATGGGAGAGGTTAAGCCTTAAAGATGCAGTTATAAAATATACAAACATCGGCGCGAAGTCATTAGAAGACAGGGCGCTTGCACTTGATTGGGCAAAATCGGAAGGAGTGCCGCTAAAGGGCGATGAGTCGCTTGCCAAAATCACCCTGGAGATTTTCGAGAAAAAAGTGGAGTACCAACTTATTAAACCTACTTTCATAACAGACTATCCTACGGAAGTCTCCCCTCTTGCGAGAAGAAAGGATGACGCCCCTGAACTGACAGAACGCTTTGAATTATTCATAGGAGGCATGGAGGTAGCAAATGCCTTCTCAGAGCTTATTGATCCCGAAGACCAGAGAGGCAGATTCCTCGCACAGGAAAAAGAACGCGCAGGCGGAGATGAGGAGGCACACGTGATGGACGATGACTTCATCCGGGCACTTGAACATGGAATGCCTCCCACCGGCGGTGAGGGGATAGGGATAGACCGCCTTGTCATGCTCCTTACAGGACAGACATCAATCAGGGATGTTATCCTGTTCCCACAGATGAGACCTGAGGTCCGTTAA